The following is a genomic window from Chloroflexota bacterium.
GGCCGGCCTGGAGCAGGTGCGCGCCGAATTTGACGCGGGCACGTTTGAACTCAAGCCCGGCGACGAGGATATCCACACCGCCGTGGAGCGGCGACTGGGCGAACTGGTTGGGCCGGTGGCCGGCAAACTGCACACGGGCCGCTCGCGGAACGACCAGGTGGCCACCGACCTGCGCCTGTACCTGCTGGACAGGGCGGCGGCCCTGGGCCAGGCTCTGGCGGCTCTCCAGGCGGCCCTTGTGGACAAGGCCGAGGCGCACCTGGACGTCCTCATGCCTGGCTATACCCACATGCAGCAGGCGCAGCCGGTTCTGTTCAGCCACTATCTGATGTCTTTCTTCTGGAGATTCCAGCGCGACCGCGAGCGGCTGGCGGACGTGGCGCGCAGAACGGCCGTCCTTCCCCTGGGGTGCGGGGCCATCGCGGGGACCCCTTTCGCCATTGACCGCGAGGCGCTGGCCGCGGATTTGGGCTTCGCCGCTGTGGCCGAGAACAGCATGGATGCCGTCGCGGACCGGGATTTTGTCGCGGAGTTCTTGGCGTGGGCCGCGCTCGTTCAGGTTCACCTGAGCACCCTGTCCGAGGATCTCATCCTCTGGGCCGGGCGTGAGTTCGGGTTCGTAACTCTGGACGACGCCTACTCCACCGGCTCCAGCCTGATGCCGCAGAAGAAGAACCCCGACCCGCTGGAACTCATGCGCGGCAAGGCGGGGCGCATCATCGGCCATCTGGCCGGCCTGCTGACCACGCTCAAGGGGCTGCCGTCGGGCTACAACAAGGATTTGCAGGAGGACAAGGAGCCGCTCTTTGACGCGGTGGATACGCTGACGCTGGAATTGCCCATGGCGGCGGGGATCATCCGCACGCTCAAGGTGAACGCGGAGCGAATGTGGGCCGCGCTGGACGACGGGATGCTGGCCACCGACCTGGCCGACTACCTGGTGCGGCGCGGCGTGCCGTTCCGCGAGAGCCATCACCTGGTGGGCCAGGCGGTCAGGCGGGCCGAGGCGCTGGGCGTGGCGCTGGGGCAGATGCCGCTCGCCGAGTATCGGGCGATTCATCCCGCGTTCGGCGAGGACCTGTACGCCGTGTTTGACTTCGCGCGGTCGGTTCGGATGCGGCAGGCGCGGGGCGGCACGGCGCCCGACGCGGTGCGGGAGCAGATTCGGCTGGCCAGGTCGCGGCTCGGGCTGTGAGGGCTTTGGGAGGTCTTCTGTTGGTGAACCCGTCAATAACGCAAATCCACACGGATTGATGCGGTAGCGTAGTGCCAGCAGACCTATCGGGAGGTCGCACGTTCGGTTGGCGCTGCTCTCTCGGCGGTCATCGTAGGGCAAATTGCCAATTTGCCCTACTTCTAGCGCGTTCCCTGTTCCGACAGGCCGATGTGAGCGTTCTACT
Proteins encoded in this region:
- the argH gene encoding argininosuccinate lyase; translation: MLWGGRFSGKPDETMRRFGDSIAFDARLYAADIRGSIAWAGALARAGLLTGEERDRLVAGLEQVRAEFDAGTFELKPGDEDIHTAVERRLGELVGPVAGKLHTGRSRNDQVATDLRLYLLDRAAALGQALAALQAALVDKAEAHLDVLMPGYTHMQQAQPVLFSHYLMSFFWRFQRDRERLADVARRTAVLPLGCGAIAGTPFAIDREALAADLGFAAVAENSMDAVADRDFVAEFLAWAALVQVHLSTLSEDLILWAGREFGFVTLDDAYSTGSSLMPQKKNPDPLELMRGKAGRIIGHLAGLLTTLKGLPSGYNKDLQEDKEPLFDAVDTLTLELPMAAGIIRTLKVNAERMWAALDDGMLATDLADYLVRRGVPFRESHHLVGQAVRRAEALGVALGQMPLAEYRAIHPAFGEDLYAVFDFARSVRMRQARGGTAPDAVREQIRLARSRLGL